A window of Pseudocalidococcus azoricus BACA0444 contains these coding sequences:
- a CDS encoding Ycf66 family protein, with product MVHTVVTEDDEGMLTYLLAWAIAVGSFGLYLTAFFFPELHRKNDLILSGVGLFFALTLWIYADRLRGGLLLGETAAVVLIFWFAWQSFNYRRQLTDPKLKTDDSQAQELWQAIKSVLPGQKSESDGVPTSKIAGQISDWVSKVDLDKLKGQFQGVIKKVPLPTPKSDSPTQAKVNEPDLAEFEETITDVVTETLAEADVPPIESVGVEPEPTLEPPVESIAVEPEATPEPLIESVNVEPELTIKFIAVKPEPIHEPPAESVTLEPQPQDIQVEVGGELAPDPNLEQPEPNHDQHEDPWPPKGTELS from the coding sequence TTGGTACACACCGTTGTCACAGAGGACGATGAGGGAATGTTGACCTATTTGCTGGCCTGGGCCATTGCCGTTGGTAGCTTTGGCCTGTACCTAACCGCCTTCTTTTTTCCAGAGTTACATCGCAAAAATGATCTGATCCTCAGTGGTGTTGGCTTATTTTTTGCCCTGACCCTGTGGATCTATGCGGATCGGTTGCGGGGAGGATTGCTCCTTGGAGAAACTGCCGCAGTTGTCCTGATTTTCTGGTTTGCCTGGCAAAGTTTTAACTACCGGCGACAACTTACGGATCCTAAGCTCAAAACTGATGACTCCCAGGCCCAAGAACTCTGGCAAGCAATTAAATCTGTTCTGCCTGGACAAAAGTCAGAGAGCGATGGAGTTCCCACCAGCAAAATTGCCGGACAAATTTCCGATTGGGTCAGCAAAGTTGATTTAGATAAGCTCAAGGGGCAGTTTCAAGGGGTGATCAAAAAAGTTCCTCTACCCACCCCAAAATCTGACTCCCCAACCCAAGCTAAGGTCAATGAGCCAGACCTGGCAGAATTTGAAGAAACCATCACAGATGTAGTGACAGAAACCCTAGCTGAAGCGGATGTGCCCCCAATAGAATCGGTAGGCGTTGAACCTGAACCAACTCTTGAACCACCTGTTGAATCTATAGCTGTTGAGCCTGAGGCAACTCCTGAACCACTTATTGAATCAGTAAACGTTGAGCCTGAACTAACCATTAAATTTATAGCCGTCAAGCCTGAGCCTATTCATGAGCCTCCTGCCGAATCTGTTACTCTTGAACCTCAGCCTCAGGATATTCAAGTGGAAGTAGGGGGAGAATTAGCTCCTGATCCTAATCTTGAGCAGCCAGAACCCAATCATGATCAACATGAGGACCCTTGGCCGCCCAAAGGGACTGAGTTAAGTTAA
- the psbO gene encoding photosystem II manganese-stabilizing polypeptide, which yields MRYRALILAFCLLCFGFVTWSGSALAAKQGVTYDDIVGTGLANNCPTLDDSARGAYGIDPTKSYAIKDLCLQPTNFLVKEEPKNKRQVAEFVPTKLVTRKTSSLDQVMGSLTINSDGSLTFIEEDGFDFQAITVQMPGGERVPFLFSVKNLVASTEPNITSITTSTDFKGEYSVPSYRTSNFLDPKGRGLTTGYDNAVAIPNKADSEELLKANVKRFGLSKGNISLEVSKVDGRTGEIAGTFLSEQLSDDDLGAHEAKEMKIQGVFYARIEPTA from the coding sequence ATGAGATACCGTGCTTTAATACTTGCTTTTTGCCTGCTGTGCTTCGGGTTTGTAACCTGGAGTGGTTCAGCCTTGGCTGCGAAACAGGGTGTAACCTATGACGATATTGTCGGGACTGGCCTGGCCAACAATTGCCCCACCTTGGATGATTCGGCTCGGGGGGCCTATGGAATTGATCCGACCAAATCCTACGCCATCAAGGATCTCTGTCTGCAACCCACAAATTTTTTAGTCAAAGAAGAACCGAAAAACAAACGGCAAGTCGCTGAATTTGTCCCAACAAAACTGGTAACTCGCAAAACTTCAAGTCTTGACCAAGTTATGGGTTCTCTGACTATCAATAGTGATGGCAGCTTAACCTTTATTGAAGAAGATGGGTTTGACTTCCAGGCCATTACGGTGCAAATGCCCGGTGGCGAGCGGGTTCCGTTCCTATTTTCTGTGAAAAATCTCGTTGCCAGTACCGAACCCAACATCACCAGCATTACTACTTCTACGGACTTCAAGGGAGAATATAGCGTTCCGTCTTACCGCACCTCTAACTTTCTCGATCCGAAAGGGCGGGGCTTAACCACTGGCTATGACAACGCCGTCGCAATTCCCAACAAAGCCGATAGTGAAGAGTTGCTCAAGGCCAATGTCAAGCGGTTTGGGTTGAGCAAAGGGAATATCTCCCTGGAAGTCTCAAAAGTGGATGGGCGCACAGGGGAAATTGCTGGGACGTTCTTGAGTGAGCAACTATCCGATGATGACCTTGGGGCCCACGAAGCCAAAGAAATGAAAATCCAAGGGGTCTTTTACGCCCGGATTGAGCCAACCGCCTAA
- a CDS encoding ABC transporter substrate-binding protein: MAQSGFWGCKFGLGLGALLVLATLGACDTATQTGSDGGATNSGLRIGSLLPSTGDLASVGQPIVDTVPLVVETVNACGGVNGQPVTLIAEDDQSSPAAGAEAMTKLVEVDKVAGVVGSFASGVSNAAVDIAARGKVVLISPGSTSTLLTERAAKGDFNGYWARTAPPDNYQAVALAQLAYDRGLRKVSTVVINNDYGRSFEKEFVTAFKKLGGTVINEANPTRYDERASTFNTEAAQAFANKPDGVVAILYPETGSLLLKSAFEQGLTPGVQILLTDGVKSDTFPAQVGKTSDGKFILAGAVGTVPGADGKALAQVTKVWEAKYRSVPPAFVPQAWDATALLMLAAQAAGVNTGEGIKAHLREVSGGPGTPVDDVCQGLELLRQGEKINYQGASGNVDIDENGDVVGVYDIWQVGEDGTLSVIGKVTPKANTP, from the coding sequence ATGGCTCAGTCAGGGTTTTGGGGATGTAAGTTCGGGCTTGGCCTGGGGGCATTGTTGGTACTTGCAACCCTAGGGGCCTGTGATACGGCAACTCAAACGGGTAGCGATGGTGGAGCAACAAATAGCGGTTTACGGATTGGCTCCCTACTTCCCTCTACGGGCGACCTTGCTTCTGTGGGACAACCCATTGTGGATACTGTGCCCCTAGTGGTCGAAACCGTGAATGCCTGTGGGGGGGTGAATGGTCAACCTGTTACCCTGATTGCGGAAGATGATCAATCTAGTCCGGCGGCAGGGGCCGAGGCCATGACCAAACTGGTGGAGGTGGACAAGGTGGCGGGGGTAGTGGGTTCCTTTGCCAGTGGTGTCTCCAATGCGGCGGTGGATATTGCGGCCCGGGGTAAGGTGGTCTTAATTTCTCCGGGGAGTACCAGCACTCTCCTCACAGAACGGGCGGCCAAAGGAGACTTTAATGGCTACTGGGCCAGAACGGCTCCTCCCGATAATTACCAGGCCGTGGCCTTGGCCCAATTAGCTTACGATCGGGGGTTACGAAAGGTTTCTACTGTGGTGATCAATAATGACTACGGCCGTAGTTTTGAGAAGGAATTTGTCACAGCCTTCAAAAAATTGGGTGGCACAGTAATCAATGAGGCCAATCCCACCCGGTACGATGAACGGGCCTCCACCTTTAATACAGAAGCCGCCCAGGCCTTTGCCAATAAACCCGATGGGGTCGTGGCGATTCTTTATCCTGAAACCGGAAGTCTTTTACTCAAATCCGCCTTTGAGCAGGGTCTCACACCAGGGGTACAAATTTTACTCACCGATGGCGTGAAATCTGATACCTTTCCGGCCCAAGTGGGTAAAACTAGCGATGGCAAATTTATCCTCGCCGGGGCTGTGGGCACTGTTCCAGGTGCAGATGGGAAAGCACTAGCCCAAGTTACGAAAGTTTGGGAAGCCAAGTATAGATCTGTCCCGCCGGCGTTTGTCCCCCAGGCCTGGGATGCGACAGCTTTATTAATGTTGGCAGCCCAAGCAGCAGGTGTGAATACGGGCGAAGGAATCAAAGCCCACTTACGGGAAGTCTCTGGCGGGCCGGGTACACCCGTGGATGATGTCTGCCAAGGCCTGGAATTATTGCGTCAGGGCGAAAAGATTAACTACCAAGGGGCCAGCGGTAATGTGGATATTGATGAAAATGGGGATGTGGTTGGAGTTTATGATATTTGGCAAGTTGGCGAGGATGGCACGTTAAGCGTGATTGGTAAAGTCACCCCCAAGGCGAATACACCCTAA
- a CDS encoding ABC transporter ATP-binding protein, with the protein MTVDSFLLQATGLTCAIAGRRLWENVSLDLRPGEVLGLVSPSGTGKTLLLRQLGLLDSVQSGRIKFRNRTPAQWTFPVYRTKVIYLSQRPTIFPGTGLANLQHPFSLAVHHQRTFDLGQIQVWLAQLGRTLDFLERPGTELSGGEAQILALLRALQLDPHILLLDEPTASLDAATTLALERLLLQWLQQPDKACILTSHDLSQIQRLSQSQLNLQPFQP; encoded by the coding sequence ATGACGGTTGACTCTTTCTTGTTGCAAGCGACTGGTTTAACTTGTGCCATCGCTGGACGGCGGTTGTGGGAAAATGTCAGCCTTGACTTACGGCCTGGAGAAGTTTTAGGGTTAGTCTCGCCCTCTGGAACCGGGAAAACCTTGCTATTGCGGCAACTCGGACTCTTGGACTCTGTTCAATCTGGAAGGATTAAATTTCGTAACCGCACTCCCGCCCAATGGACATTTCCGGTCTATCGCACTAAAGTCATTTATCTGAGCCAACGCCCGACAATTTTTCCGGGAACTGGCCTGGCGAATTTGCAGCATCCCTTTAGCTTGGCCGTCCATCACCAGCGCACCTTTGATCTGGGCCAAATTCAAGTTTGGTTAGCCCAACTCGGCCGTACCTTAGACTTTTTAGAACGACCGGGGACAGAACTATCGGGGGGAGAAGCGCAAATTTTGGCCCTCCTGCGTGCCTTGCAACTGGATCCGCACATTTTACTTCTGGATGAACCGACTGCCTCCCTTGATGCGGCCACAACCCTAGCTCTTGAACGCCTCCTGCTCCAATGGCTGCAACAACCGGATAAGGCCTGTATTCTCACCAGCCACGACCTCAGCCAAATCCAACGCCTCAGCCAGAGCCAACTCAATTTACAACCGTTTCAGCCATGA
- a CDS encoding ABC transporter ATP-binding protein, producing the protein MSNTRLELQTLSIAYPRAINPELRAAVAGVSLQVQGGECLGLVGESGCGKSTIGRAILQLLPPGSQIRGSIWVDGSNILTLRGRALQRWRGEQVGLIFQDPMTRLNPLMTVKDHCWEVLQAHAPHLSRTQKLSKIKTTLETVKIPAARMDQYPHEFSGGMRQRVAIALALLLEPVLIIADEPTTSLDVTVAAQILTELTRLCQAREMGLLLISHDLALVGKYCQRLAVMNQGQIVEQGNATEILSNPQQPYTQALLNAARRMHQTPETPPAPPDTDTPVLLSLDHLERHYTLAPNPIAQLLGQAPHFIKAVDGVTLDIYAGETLGLVGESGCGKSTLSRTILQLVTPTGGKVQFHGEDLTQLTPRQMRPRRRELQMIFQDPHACLNPLMTVGQNLLEPLLIHGLGTPKTAKERVLDILARVELVPPETYFARYPKELSGGQRQRVAIARALITHPQLVICDEPVSMLDAHIQTQVLELMQHLKAEFNLTYLFITHDLAVARFFCDRIAVMQAGQIVEMGLTETIFQQPQHPYTQTLLQAAPLLTPAQSGH; encoded by the coding sequence ATGAGTAACACCCGATTAGAACTCCAAACCCTATCCATTGCTTATCCCAGGGCGATTAATCCTGAATTACGGGCAGCAGTGGCTGGGGTTTCTTTGCAAGTGCAAGGGGGAGAATGCCTGGGCCTGGTGGGGGAGTCGGGCTGTGGCAAATCAACCATTGGGCGAGCTATTTTGCAGTTGTTACCCCCAGGGTCCCAAATTAGAGGCAGCATTTGGGTGGATGGTAGCAATATCCTGACCTTAAGGGGACGAGCCTTACAACGGTGGCGGGGGGAACAAGTTGGCTTAATCTTTCAAGACCCGATGACGCGACTCAATCCCTTAATGACGGTCAAGGATCATTGTTGGGAAGTCCTCCAGGCCCATGCACCCCATCTCTCTAGAACCCAAAAACTCAGCAAAATTAAGACCACCTTAGAAACCGTCAAAATTCCCGCCGCCCGCATGGATCAATATCCCCATGAATTTAGCGGGGGGATGCGTCAACGGGTCGCGATTGCCCTAGCCTTGCTGTTGGAGCCGGTCTTAATCATTGCCGATGAACCCACCACAAGCCTTGATGTCACAGTGGCCGCCCAAATTTTGACAGAACTGACTCGACTGTGCCAAGCACGAGAAATGGGCCTATTATTGATTTCCCATGATTTAGCTTTGGTGGGTAAATATTGCCAACGGCTGGCGGTGATGAATCAGGGGCAAATTGTCGAACAGGGCAACGCGACCGAAATTCTCAGCAACCCCCAACAACCCTATACCCAGGCCCTCCTTAATGCCGCCCGCCGGATGCACCAGACCCCCGAAACTCCCCCGGCCCCGCCAGATACGGATACTCCAGTGCTACTGAGTTTGGATCACCTGGAACGCCACTACACCCTTGCTCCGAACCCGATTGCCCAACTCCTTGGCCAAGCTCCCCATTTCATCAAAGCTGTGGATGGGGTTACTCTCGACATTTATGCGGGGGAAACTCTGGGCCTGGTCGGGGAATCGGGATGTGGCAAAAGTACCCTCTCCAGAACCATTCTCCAACTCGTCACACCGACTGGGGGTAAGGTGCAATTTCACGGGGAAGATTTAACCCAACTCACGCCTCGACAAATGCGGCCCCGCCGGCGCGAACTCCAGATGATTTTTCAGGATCCCCATGCCTGTTTGAATCCGTTGATGACCGTTGGCCAAAACCTGTTAGAGCCGCTCTTGATTCATGGCCTGGGAACCCCAAAAACAGCCAAAGAACGAGTGTTAGATATTTTGGCGCGAGTTGAATTAGTCCCTCCGGAAACCTATTTTGCCCGCTATCCCAAGGAACTGTCCGGTGGTCAACGCCAACGGGTGGCGATCGCGCGGGCCTTAATTACCCATCCGCAACTAGTGATCTGTGATGAGCCGGTGAGTATGCTCGATGCCCATATTCAAACCCAAGTTTTGGAGTTAATGCAGCACCTCAAAGCCGAGTTTAATTTAACCTACTTGTTTATTACCCATGACTTAGCGGTGGCCCGGTTTTTCTGTGATCGAATTGCGGTCATGCAGGCCGGGCAAATTGTTGAAATGGGGCTAACCGAAACGATCTTCCAACAGCCCCAACATCCCTATACCCAAACCCTGCTCCAGGCCGCACCCCTACTGACTCCTGCCCAATCTGGTCATTAA
- a CDS encoding ABC transporter permease produces MTSSYISLGYGQLALAALLLLINIGLSLGLKLGLERILSIAAVRMVGQLLLVGVLLEWLFIQDNPLIILGISLIMATIAGISAVNRTKRRFEGIYGSSLISVWGSSVFATGFALIVILQPQPWYEPQYVIPLLGMVLGNTLTGISLGLDRFMEDLVNQRQQIETLLSLGATRWEAAHHQVQEAIRVGMIPTINSMMVMGLVSLPGMMTGQILAGASPIEAVRYQIVIVFMIAAAAGLGIFGVVLLAFNRLLSQDHQLRLDRLHRAK; encoded by the coding sequence ATGACTAGCTCTTATATTTCCCTGGGGTACGGTCAACTGGCCCTTGCCGCCTTACTCTTGCTGATTAACATTGGCCTGTCTCTGGGCTTAAAGCTTGGCCTGGAGCGGATTCTCAGTATTGCAGCGGTGCGGATGGTTGGGCAATTGCTGTTAGTGGGGGTGCTGTTAGAGTGGCTCTTTATACAGGACAATCCCCTCATTATCTTGGGAATCAGCTTAATCATGGCCACGATTGCGGGCATTTCGGCGGTAAATCGGACTAAGCGGCGGTTTGAGGGCATCTATGGCTCTAGCCTGATTTCGGTATGGGGATCTTCTGTCTTTGCAACAGGGTTTGCCTTGATCGTGATTTTGCAGCCGCAGCCTTGGTATGAACCGCAATATGTGATTCCTCTCCTGGGTATGGTTTTGGGCAACACGTTAACTGGAATCTCCCTGGGCCTGGATCGTTTTATGGAGGATTTGGTCAATCAACGCCAACAAATCGAAACACTCCTGAGTCTAGGGGCAACCCGTTGGGAAGCGGCACATCATCAAGTCCAAGAAGCCATTCGGGTCGGGATGATTCCAACGATTAACTCGATGATGGTCATGGGCCTGGTCAGTTTGCCGGGAATGATGACGGGACAAATTTTGGCCGGAGCCAGCCCAATCGAAGCCGTGCGTTATCAGATCGTGATTGTTTTTATGATTGCCGCTGCCGCTGGTTTGGGGATTTTTGGGGTTGTTCTTCTCGCCTTTAACCGACTGTTAAGCCAGGATCATCAACTCCGACTGGATCGATTACATCGGGCTAAGTAG
- a CDS encoding GNAT family N-acetyltransferase yields MPEIPYQVRRFIPADAPQIAQLFHDTIHRINAQDYCPAQLQAWAPDDLHFCDWASRCGARITFVAIDPAPDPAMALDKIIGFGELESSGHIGCFYGHWQYQRRGVGRLLYQALEHEAITRGLESLGVEASITARPFFARMGFSLLEEQQVFCRGQWLLTNRMFKCLTRA; encoded by the coding sequence ATGCCTGAAATTCCTTATCAAGTTCGCCGTTTTATCCCTGCCGATGCTCCCCAGATTGCCCAACTTTTCCATGACACCATCCATCGGATTAACGCCCAAGACTATTGTCCCGCCCAACTCCAAGCCTGGGCCCCCGATGATCTACATTTTTGTGATTGGGCCAGCCGCTGTGGAGCCAGAATAACTTTTGTTGCCATTGATCCAGCCCCCGACCCGGCCATGGCATTGGACAAGATTATTGGCTTTGGGGAACTGGAATCATCGGGCCACATCGGTTGTTTTTACGGCCATTGGCAATATCAACGGCGGGGAGTGGGGCGGTTACTCTATCAAGCCTTAGAACATGAAGCCATAACCCGGGGCCTGGAGAGTTTAGGAGTTGAAGCCAGTATTACCGCCCGCCCTTTTTTTGCCCGGATGGGGTTTAGTCTCCTTGAGGAACAACAGGTTTTTTGTCGGGGCCAGTGGCTTTTGACCAATCGGATGTTTAAGTGCCTGACTCGCGCTTAA